From the genome of Leptospira koniambonensis:
ATATTGGGTGGAGTATATCTGGCTCAATTGGTCAGAACGTATTTCCTCGGAAAATCTTGGGAGCAGGGGACTTCTGCCAATCCAGTAGCTTGGACAGTGGTTCCTAAGCCAGATTGGTCCGCTGGAAGAGTGGGCTGGGGCGCAGAAGCAAGTTTTAGCCTCGGTTTCTAGGAATTTTGTTCGTAATTCCTTGACCCCTTAGGCCGGTACGCGAAATTGGCCAATACAGGACATACCCATGCCAATCGTATCTAAACCGCATAGAACTCCTTCCTTAAAAAAGGAACAAGCTAATAAAGCTTGGTTCGTAGTCGACGCTGAAGGAAAAACCTTAGGTCGTCTCGCTTCGGAGATAGCAACTAGACTCCGCGGTAAACATAAGCCTACTTTTACTCCAAACGTTGATTGTGGAGATAATATCATTGTTATCAATGCTGCTAAGGTAGCAGTGACTGGAAGTAAAGAAACTCAAAAAGAATATTTCCATCACTCTCGTTATCCAGGTGGTATGACAGCTACTACTCTCCAAAATATGAGAGTAAAACAACCTGAAAAAATCCTGTATGAAGCAGTTAAAGGTATGCTTCCTAAAAGTAAACTCGGTGCTGAAATGTTAACTCATTTCAGAATTTTCCCAGGAACCGAGCATAATCTCGGCGCTCAAAAGCCGATCAAACTGGAACTCTAGGAGATATTAGAATATGGCAAGCGCCAAGGAAATCTGGGC
Proteins encoded in this window:
- the rplM gene encoding 50S ribosomal protein L13 → MPIVSKPHRTPSLKKEQANKAWFVVDAEGKTLGRLASEIATRLRGKHKPTFTPNVDCGDNIIVINAAKVAVTGSKETQKEYFHHSRYPGGMTATTLQNMRVKQPEKILYEAVKGMLPKSKLGAEMLTHFRIFPGTEHNLGAQKPIKLEL